Proteins encoded in a region of the Rutidosis leptorrhynchoides isolate AG116_Rl617_1_P2 chromosome 9, CSIRO_AGI_Rlap_v1, whole genome shotgun sequence genome:
- the LOC139868971 gene encoding uncharacterized protein has protein sequence MNKKLLWNRMVSTIREAAKEALGVTLGTSTAHKSNRESWWLSDDVQTKVALKQTRFRELITFGEGTPAERTRVEERYKEAKREAKKAVAIAKDKAYEDLYRKLDSKEGANDIYRIAKARERRGRDLVYVKYIKDEVGQSIVREDLIRKRWEEYFASLFSRDRPE, from the coding sequence atgaacaagaaactgttatggAACCGCATGGTGTCTACTATTAGAGAGGCAGCAAAAGAAGCTTTAGGGGTGACATTAGGGACATCGACAGCCCACAAGAGTAATAGAGAATCGTGGTGGCTTAGTGATGATGTCCAGACGAAAGTCGCGTTAAAGCAGacgaggtttagggagctcattactTTTGGAGAAGGGACGCCGGCAGAGAGGACTAGGGTAGAAGAAagatataaagaagctaaaagagaagcaAAGAAGGCAGTAGCAATTGCAAAAGACAAAGCTTATGAAGATTTATATAGGAAACTAGACTCTAAGGAGGGAGCCAATGACATATATAGAATAGCTAAAGCTAGGGAGCGAAGAGGCAGGGACTTAGTCTATGTCAAATATATCAAGGATGAAGTAGGTCAAAGTATAGTGAGAGAAGACcttattaggaaaagatgggaagagtaTTTTGCATCCCTTTTCAGTAGGGATAGACCAGAGTAG